A window of Magallana gigas chromosome 8, xbMagGiga1.1, whole genome shotgun sequence genomic DNA:
ggtgtttcttttatttaaatgtcGACGCTATATAAATAAAGCAGTATctaaaatgattcattttatattCTATGAACTTATTATGCTTATTTTGTGTTTAATCGAAACTCTATAAACTGTAAGACATGAAAATACAAAGTGCTAAGAAAAAACGAAAACAATACCTAAACATCCAAACATAAAATTGCATTGTTGATTCATTTTGCATTCACATTGCTGTAAACAAAATTCTCCATACTTCCCATCTGGACAATTTTCCGTACAATTTTCACCATATGTACCGATTGGACATTCTACAAATTACGAACTTTTAAATGAATGTCTTATATCACATTcgaaatatatcttttatacaTGATATAggtatatgaatttaattcttAGAAAGCAACATACTCATACAAACATCGTTAACTTCGTGATAATTAGTACAGCaaactttttttctgaaaaagaaaaaagaactgTTTTGGTTTATGATTTAATGTAGTTATTGACTGTAACATATTGTGACAGACAGTAAaaaggatacatgtatataaacatatttccTCTTTGCATTCCTGTGTTTTAAATCTAAAGGCTATGTATAATCATGGTTTATTTTTAGACGTCAATATCAGGTTTATGCTTGTTGCACAGAGCAACCAAAGTAACTTGGGATTCTTTTTATTGCACTGTTTGAACAGTCGGAATAAAAGTGAGTGCCTAAAACAACCATCCGGCctgttattaattattattatcagtataattataataattattataataacatTAGAACATAATTAACCATTTAAGATTAGAGACTAACAATAAACTATaactataaaatgaaatactgtttAGTTTGTAAGAAATGGTGTATTATAAACTTtggaataatataattttattccaAACAGGATTGTttgaatgtttgaatttttaaacaaattttatcattgcaagtttgataattttgattgtAGCATTTTTTCAGACTAATGACAACTTAATTGCCCATGATATATTCCTGGAGCCAGCACAGGTCTTTTTGAATAGGAAGTGCTTATTTATTTATCACTGGACAAATCAACGTGTGCAACTTCAGGTCAATTTtgaaggattttgattttttggaaatatcCGCAATAGTTATTATTGATATAGAGAATGcgactttttgggagttgatttttaatcaactctcctatgcagtcactcggacaaaccgaaagtgaaacagtgtttggacctcagcacaaatcattgctcctgacaagacttagttcttgaaaataattgatgaattcgatgtaatgtatgctaaagcattgtttttcaaggaaacttatttacaaataccttaaaaaatagtcagattttcaGAATGGTACGaacgatttaaatattttttgtagtcgtatgtattccaacgccagagttcaatatagtctcgttcaactcgacgctcggctgtctccgtaaacccttgtcggagatttacggtgtcagtcgagcgtttggttgaacgagactagagttcaatattgcttggatccatacaattttcgagaaatatttttaccactgatacatagtttgattgaattaattttatctttaaatattattcaacatgattcatatggaggtttctcgacattctagtcgaaaaagttcaaaaattcatatgataaaaatatgcgtaattcaaattagaaactacgtatacatgtacttgtcatgcacaataacatatcattgattttaaaataaataaacatcgacaaaatcactcccgtcagttcttcagtactttgattttcattcACTTCAAGAGCATCATCTATTTCAGCAATTTCCATTAAACAAAACGTTTGCTCTGACATATTCGCTATTATTTAACGTTTAGACCAGAGTAAAAATATCCCAGAACATTGtaactttttatctttttactaTCCCTACCAATCAAACcataataagttttttttttcaatagaaaaaCAAAGACCTTGCGACAatataatgtttgttttatggtTGCCTCGGGCGCGCATAACGCGCCCTCAGTAAGCCGTGTATCAACTCTTTACAAAATTATCAATGgtcatttataaacattttgatacACAATCAATAAACTATTATCTCTGTAACTTCATGATTTTGTTGTCGGTTTATATATAAGTGTAATAACGACAAACACAACAAGCCTTAGCACGTGTCACGCAAAAAAGGTGGGCATTATCTTTTGGTGCTGATATCATATGAATAGACTTACGATTCTGGAGATGTACAAATCCCATTTTCTGCTTCCGCAATGTTGCATAATTTCAAAATCAGCAAAAGGAAAATCCAAACCTCTGGAAAATAATTGATTGTCAACATACCGCTCCCATAGAATAATTatgtagttttatttttctcGGTATGAATCAGGAAacatatacataatacatgtataaggaagAATACTGATAATTTTACATACATGAATTTGAAGTTATGAGAACAAAATTTAGATTTATAGGGATTCTAGATGGTCGAAAAATTACTTTTCAGATCTACCTTTACAATTTTAGATAATATTGAACCGGAAACTATTTCCTTGTGAAGAAATAAATCCGATTGCTTCAgcctattctttaaattttgacagagctggtttttaataaaagattcaTATAGTCTGAAAATGAGCATGGCCTCCTATACCTTTTAAGATGGTTagatggttgtggccatttttaaagtattttaatttctttaaaagaggTGTTCTGTGTTAAGATATAGGGAAATGATCGAGGCTTAAAgcaaaactattttattttgttttttactaaATGTTAGTTTACggccaaaaatatcatatgataatatTTTAGGACccatctgatggttaatttgtttaccatccagcctccttaaagtCAATATTAGACTTTTActtatgtacaatgtatatgaaaaatactcatatttgtgtttgattttgttGTGTACTAGAACACATCATCGAACACATGTATACACGTTTAAATATATAgggtttaaaacaattttaaaaaggttaCAACTTCATAACAAGCACATATTTCTGCTTTGAAGTGAACCATAGTAATGTATActagtggtacatgtacatgtagcatactATCACACGTTATTTAACACCAATTTACATGAAGTTGCCTCTTATTTTGCTTTCGGAAAATTGCCAGTACgcataaaatacaaatatgaaaGTCCATTACATtctaaagtaatttaaaaacaagatcGTTTACGTTGTTATAGTCTAAACTTACTATCTGCATATATTTCATGGGACACGATTGCTTACACCACAATAAGCTAAACAAAAAAGGATCGAAAGATTATAATAGTAGAATATCAGGCAAATAtcagaattttaaataaaaccatTGCCTAAAATTACGCAAACCAGGTGGTAAAATGTTCAGattaagaagtttttttttacctttttcacTATTCAATCTTCAACTACTTAAAATATTCATGCCAAAAATtatcgcatagccccctaactccgtcactttcgggaaactcctcgccgtttgaaatcaagtacgATTATTATGACgtaattttttacatgtcaaaaatctttaatcaaatgaCAACAATTTGCAaaggttaaatttaagaatgtgtcaaaaaataacagaattaaactttgttcattttatgcaccattaattgtgtgaaatcagctaaaactttttcacgggtgcactaaaatatcgatatttctgacatgcgggcccattcgaccatttacggtggtcagcaatttttagagaggtcaagatgaaacatttcacatgtaatacatttttgattaaggtaattaatacatttttcagtccgcaatagcctttatgcactactcttgatgataatgtcaaatcgctcatgccgatacttttgccttatacagggttTAGATATATCCGGTATATCGCTGtttagaatatgctacatttttaaaaatgtaataaataaataatataataagtaatatattaattaatgatataaaatatttgaaatatgtaaggacataaatcaaacggcatccatacattctgaaaatgccattgtgattgttgttacatggacccattttttattctggcgatcatttcatttcgatgaaattaattacaatttaaattgtatgcactGTTATAACTTAGCCTAGATACAAATggagttttaactaaattgtgtcttcattccctggCATATCGtagagcatgtgggtgacggagttaggttcataagatataataagcacgcatgataaacgtcgtattcagagggcttatttgaataaaaataataaatatttttgttaataattttataaattatattgtttcagattatatttagtgattgcaaatgataaaaaccacaaaattataataattaaaagagAAACGCAggaggttttctgcttatggtgacggagtttgggtactcggggatacAGTTGGGACTAGATTTTATGTAAGTTACCAATGGATGAACACTGTACAATaggaaataaaattttcaacgCACCCTTACACTGTCAATCAGATCTTatcgtttatatatatatatatatatatatatatatatatatatatatatatatatatatatatatatatatatatatatatatatatatatatatcgtcaAAAAACTTGAACGTTGAACGGCAATGTCTATAATGACGTCATAGCTAGATTTAgcggaaaaaaaaattaatttgcaacataGTAGATAACATACAAttcaatacattattattacaGACAGTTCAATTTGGGTTTAAAAATACGgatgaaatgtttttttctttttctcttctttgcaTATTACTGTCACTCAACAGTttgtaaaatggaaatattttaaactgtttattgcCGCAAGTGTCCATATGCTCACTCAACGGTATCTGTCGATtatatagcttctgaagattttaaaatgaaagcgcttaagctatattgaacgtttttcgtgttttcttatttaatttttatctataactcGCCGACCACTgtggattttattgtgtttcaatatatatatatatatatatatatatatatatatatatatatatatatatatatatatatatatatatatatatatatatatatataccatttaATGACAAtgacaaatgtattttttgttggTGTCACTTTATATAAATGTGAATagtaattttgattatttttcatttctttgcaTTTGTATCCTAATGATTGCACCATGAGTAAGCAAAATACTATAACTGGACACGTTTCGTTTAATCAATATATCTCACAATTACTAATTTCgaattgagcaattttcatgCATCtgctaatttatttttgtttattttttgtcgtACCGCGTGAACTTtgtcttcaatttttttaacctCGACCAAAAATGTAAGGagaaaacaagtattccttttaaagaaatgatcggcaattatgatatattgatagctagaagcaatcaacatgatcagtttgatgtagaaaaaaaatttaaaagtactgtatttttacaaaatatagaatattttgattctgtacatcataatttcatcatataaaccgtcaacaaatttaattttaaaatagacaaggggaaagccgttcgtaaactccttgtctagttttatattttaacgtaattattaaatgttaatttaatgtttcttcttcttcttcttcttcagaatacttaaaagagcattaacacgtatacaaagaaaaagttgtattaaaataattgaatgcgactgaaaaacattgaatgccatcaaaacttgctattgaggttgcattataacgtaaccttgtttataaaccaagccgtcttcctagctactattatgcaaaatcagtagatcgaggtcagttcatggagcatcttcctttgattgaggtcagttcatcgaggtcaactgcattaccgaatgaatctttcgatcgaaattcttatgcgtgagacaaaatgtgtattcttgaattaacaggtcgaactgtattttatgtatatttgcATCTCTTTATAACTgagtaaaatgtattttaaatactaaaccaaaattcaagtttttataagaactacaacacaacagtgatcggccgagACCGATCACAAAAAGACTTATTAAAGAtagttgcattttgtaaaggttctttaattaagaaatgaattttatttctaCCTATTATGCGATATAACATAACCTtggacagtttacgctttataaaccgcgaagcggtttacaAAAAAGCGTTAACTGCTCAAAGTtatgttatactcgtataacataggtagaaattaaatttattccttataatttagtTTTATAGTATTTAAATTACATAATAAGGCCCATTACTTAGTTAAAACATGTTAATTTGTACACAATTtcaacgtaacgtcaggcggattAATACGTTTCGCACGCGCGTCTTATTGTGACGtaggcaagttatgttatacgatatacatgtatatgcatttgttgagccaatcaaatgaggcgttacaataagaattaaattattttaaattgtttctgACGATAGTCgactttaaagaaatattttgaaacataatttCACACTACCGTTTATATATTGTCCGTCTGTTGATTCGCGATTTAATACGAGTGTATGTACGTTATGTGACTTTGACACTTTTGCACCTGGTTACAGTTTGTGATAAATCACAAGCTTGGCGAACCTTTATATTTTAGTTAACATTAATTGGCAAATTCTTATCCTGTAACCTTTTGTTTGTAATATAGGTCTAACCTCTCTAACACCAAGGAGGAAGAGTATTGTCTATTTTAGAGGAGAAACCATGTTTTTCCTCAAATAATTCAAACCTTTGTAGATTGTCCTGAATGTTACATTTTCAAGTTTTGTTgcagattttattatatatggatacatgtatatggtacgAGGGGAAAACCCTTACACTGCGGAAAAGGCAAAGCTTTGATAAGGAAAACATGCCTTTTTAAACCGTTGCAAAAGCCATATTACGTATCGCTGTGAAGATaggaaataaatatatgtacaaatcagtagaatattaaattttccGTGAATCTAAACAATTCAAAAAGAATCCAAATAAACTACCATTTTATATCAGGAACACAAATAGTATTAACACAACTAGTATTGAAAAGAATACATTTGATGAAACTACGATTGTTATCAgtaacatttttctttcttttttttaaatcattattttataattttttctataaattaatattataaagatatagTTTTAcgtttttttcttacttttgtTTAATAGAAATTCATCAATATTAAGTAAACTAGtagtttttttgtaattttagctCTTCTGAGCAGAAGGCTTgggtgagcttttctgatcaaaatgtGTCGGTTTTTTGTCGTTGTTATTTTATTGTCGTTGTCGTAAACTTTTCCCGTTTTTATCTTTCTCTCCAGAACCACATTGCATATTTCACCCAAACTCAGCACATAACATTTCTCAGAAAAaggatttaagtttgttcaaataaagagCTTCGCCAAACTTAAAGGAGGAAGggataatttaaaacataatgaaactttattgacatttttttgtttttgtttttttttttaatcttaattacTATTTGACCGATGAAATTGAAAGATATGTGGAATACACATCAAGTTGtcgtgtaaattcaagttttttttcaattcatgaTCGCCAGGGTTGGAGAAGGGGGAGCAACTTTTTACATAAGAGTAAATATtacattagattatattacgaaaactattaaaacaaatcttCAGAGTGTGTAGATTCATGATTTTTAAGATCTAATTCCCGAGGGTTGGCACGAAGGGGAGTGggtcaattttttatgtatgaattttatagagaaaaatatcttcttctgtAATAGCATTTGGTCATCAAAGCTGAAACTTAAGTAAAACCTTCCGTATGATGGGTAGGTtcatgtttgtttaaatcatgatcccaagtAGTAGGATGGGACCACTTTCGGGGGTCGTCTTTTCACAAAGGAAttaatagagaaaatctttttaaaaaaaatttctaaaaaaacatTTCGCCTGAAATGTGTATATCAATGTGTAAACATTATCGGGTGAAGTAGATTCGGGTTCGTTTAAATCATAATCCCTGAGGGTAGAAGTGTgtgtcttttaaaaatgttgtatgaaaatttctttagagttttcttctcaaaaaccctTTTAGTCATAAAAGTTAAAACTTATGTGAAAGCTTACTCAAAAGGAAAAGGTTCATGTTTGTTCTAACTATGATCCCTGAAAATAAGGTTGGAGGTTGGTCAAAATAGGGTCATtaacataaacattaaaatgaacaATTCTTAAAGGTCTTTTCTTAAAAGCTAGTTGGCCAGAAAAGTTAAAACAGAAGAGTCATCCTCATGTTGTCTCAATTCAGAAAAAGTATGAATTAATGATAGCAAAATGgagaatcaaattaaaattaatgttctaAAAAAGTTCTAAAAGAGTTTTATCAGGGCGATCAACAAGGCCATCAGTTTTGTTAACATTGTCATGATATAATAAATGAACAGATTTATTACGCAATTGTACATAATACCGTAATGCAGTAATTCATTTCTCTACTTTCGTACATCTATGATAAATGTACCATTACATGATGATTGAACAGATATCGGCAGCGTAGCATTCACTTTACTTACAATATGAATATTCCTTTATCGGCATATCTTTTTAAACCTTCATGAAGCAAAATGAAATGTCTACTATAAagtaaatgtttctttttttagttGTGTGTAGTTGTCTTGTATTGTTTCTGAAAATCCAGTTGTTTTCTTGCCCAAAGAATGTGAAGGATAAACATGTAGATATTCGTTAAGATTTCTTGCTTTGTGTCTGAAATATATAAGAACATTTGCATTTTGagtaataagattttttttcttctgacaATTTGGAAAATACCGACACCTATCAAATACATACAAATCCCTCTCATTTAATtgtattcaaaaatttaaataaaatacttgtAATTATTAGTTCGCGAAAGAGttaatgttgatattttaaagtatttttactATGGATGTAcaatttatatagaaataatttgtATGTGTACCTTTTGATACAACGAGCTGGCACACATATCACAAAACAGACGATGATCAACAAGGCAGCTAATACAAGGACTGTGTGATAAGTCGAGAGTGCAAATGATGAATCAAACGGTTCTATTTcatatttaagaaaaacaagaggcccatgggccacatcgctcacctgaacagcagttccttggaacattacatttcgtagcatatgctttttctattttaaacattgaacccctttctggggacccagttatggtccgaggtttatggttggcttgaacaacataaatagtaacatagaaatgaaaatgtgtagcactgcggtgggaccgcacgtacacaacctgaaaaactgaacgtagaagagttccacttcaagaggaataactctcagactgtacagaacatcaagaaagataactcttggttccactacatgagagtttacacaatttgaggatccttgcatagtaatctcacaaactgtagcattatagttctcgagaaaaactttttaaaaacattttcaatatatctttctatgttaaactttgaacccctcttggggccacagtattagtccagtgctaaagttttaattatttggaatctacattatttaaggatgcttgcatagttatctcacaagctgaagcattatagttccctagaaaaagatttttcaacattttccctctatatttctatgctaaactttgaacacctcttggggccccagtattagattgaggtcacggcttttataatttcgaatctacactatttgagggtgcttacgtagttatctgacaaattgatgcattgtagttctcgaaaagaagatttttaaatattttccatatataccggtacttctacatttaactttaaacccatcttgggtccctagtaatagtccaggggtcactattttaaaactgtcgaaccttcattatccaaggttgtatgcatgatagtaatctcacaaattgaagcattgtagttctcgagaagaagattttttaacatgttactttatatttctatgataaactttgaccccatcttggggccccagtattggtccgggggtcacgattttaccaattaggaatctacataagcgaaggatgcatgcatagaaattccacaaactaaaacattgtagttcttgagaagaaaatttttaaacttttcctttatgttttttaaaatgtttaaattttgaacccctcttggtgcccatcaaattgtccgggagttacaattttttgaatctacattatttaaggatgtacatgtatgcatagtaatatcccaaacagttgaactatagttcttgagaagaagattttaaaacattttcctatatatgttaaaatctaaacccctactggggccccactttttgttcgggggtcacgatttttacaatcttcactatatatacaaccttttgtgtatgtattggcatttttggtgaagtggttcttgagaagaaaatttttaaacatttttcatatgtagttctatgttaaactttgaaccccgcctggggccccacttttggtccgagggtcacgatttctacaatttagaatcttcattatacatacaagcttttgtgtaaatattggcatttctggtgcagtggttcttgaaaagaagattttttaaacattttcctatgtatttctatgttaaattttgaaccccacctggggccccagttttggtccgagagtcacgatttttacaatttagaatcttcactatatatacaagcttttgtgtaaatattggcatttctggtgcagtgattcttgagaagaagattttttaaacattttccgatgtatttctatgttaaactttgaaccccgcctggggccccagttttggtccgagggtcacgatttttacaatttagaatcttcactatatatacaagcttttgtgtaaatattggcatttctggtttagtggttcttgagaagaagattttttaaacattttcctatgtatttctatgttaaattttgaaccccgcctggggccccagttttggtccgagagtcacgatttttacaatttagaatcttcactatatatacaagcttttgtgtaaatattggcatttctggtgcagtggttcttgaaaagaagattttttaaacattttcctatgtatttctatgttaaactttgaaccccgcctggggccccagttttggtccaagggtcacgatttttacaatttagaatcttcactatatatacaagcttttgtgtaaatattagcatttctggtgcagtggttcttgagaagaagatttttaaagacatgcaccctatacttactgtttcgcaattatctcccttttgaaaagggctgtgccctttattttaacaatttataatcccctttccataaggatgctttgtaccaaatttggttaaatttggcccagtggtttttgagaagaagttgaaaatgtgaaaagtttacagacggacggacagacagacggacggacggacggacggacgacggacaacgggtgatcagaaaagctcacttgaaccttcggttcaggtgagctaaaaaactgaatttataacaaatacaaaatgtttcatTGATTACCATTATTCATAAcaagtttgaaaataattattgcaaaaCACATCTAACTTCTTGTTGAAGTATGGTATTTCAAGAAGATTCTAAAGATCGTGTTAaccaaattattgatttttattattgataatgTTATATACGTTTGAGAGCGTTGTTTTACCGCATTTTctacatgagagagagagagagagagagagagagagagagagagagagagagaacatttAAGATAACTttaaggtatttttttaaaagacattttaCCTGATATACAGCCATGTTTGAAGTCACACTTTTCTTCAAGATGACAATCACATGCTTCCTTGCATAAAACTCCATAATAATTGATGGGGCAAACGAGCGAACAGTTATCCCCCCATCTTCCTGCTGGACACACTTTACCAAATGAAAGAGACGAGGCAGTATATGTTTTCACATATTCTCCAACAATTCTTTTAGaaatcattatattaaaaacGTTACAATAATGTCATAAATACTTTCAACCAATTGAATTATGCGTCATCTATTCCATAAGATTAATacgtgttaaaaaaatattttcggTAGAACAGTTAAACAGTTACCCTATTAGGTTTTAAGctaaaatttagttttattagatcgtataatatatatatatatatatatatatatatatatatatatatatatatatatatatatataacagacaTCTTTATTTAAACTATGGTTATGCTTCTTTCATCTATTCAACGTACCCACACAATTGTTGTCGACTTCGTGGTAATTTGGACAGCAATTAATTTCATTGTCTCTTTAACATAAGAAgagaaaatgaattttgaaaatgtatcaTAGACcaagttttgataatttttagtATTAACTGTAACAGAAGTCTTACTTGACATTACAGATTCCAACACTTGTCTCATTCAGGGCAGCCACTGTAGCTCCAcataagataatttttaaaataatgcgTTTGGTCGGAGCCATTTGTTGGATTTTGAGATCAGAATATTTCTCTTTCGTGAAAtataattcaacaaataaatCTTAAGTTAAAGAACGCTTTCACCCATGATGCTCAAATAAtctacaaaatttgaaaatttatatcaGTATCTATTAGTTATACATTCCATTTAACAATCAACTTCCGTAATTCATTGTAAATATGTATTACCATCATAAGTtcaaaccaaaattaaaatattctgcGAAAACGTACGATAAACACCTTCAACATGCATAACACGATTGGGTGTGTCAATTTCCGAACGTCTGGTAAAAACCATATTTGATGGTAATACATATTTCTCACGCACTCTATCATTAATTAGgtaatattacataaaaatgcGGAGAACAAAGGACCGTTTAGTTTTCTTACGTAAATCTTTTGCATAAGACTTCATATTGTTCAACAAAACAGGAAAGAAAACAGACATATTGATGCTTCAAAATGTgtctttatttacattaaatataaattccgacataatattagtatataaatatgttttgctTCAGTTCTATTTTTACATGAGTTTATAGTTAAAATGTGCTTCATTAAGTTTGAggagtaaaataaaaatcttatttattattGTCAATGTTTATACTTTTAGCAATAGCTTCCGAAATAAACGTAAACAACAGTTCATCTGTTTGATGGGTACAAAATGCATCACAAAAAGATCTTTCTTCATCGCCTTTTTTCATACAACAATTCTCAAAACTGCAATCACTACGGATTTATTCCCGATGTAATTCACTTTCTATATAAATACGATCTCTTAGAACATCTAAACtcgtacatgtatctacaaaaTGGAACGTTTGTTAATAAACTTGAATGGAAAAGAGTGTGAACTCAGCTGTGCTAAACCACTCTACAACTTCCGGATCAAACTGCATGCTCCGAAACAACGATTTTACCCAATTTTGACATA
This region includes:
- the LOC117680664 gene encoding N-acetylglucosamine-1-phosphodiester alpha-N-acetylglucosaminidase-like isoform X2; the protein is MLTINYFPEVWIFLLLILKLCNIAEAENGICTSPESKKVCCTNYHEVNDVCMKCPIGTYGENCTENCPDGKYGEFCLQQCECKMNQQCNFMFGCLEQDLEPQFKFTTFTLLKISAGFLIITSIVIGVTVCVVKRNNLSRNYSVYQSPVPVFYSADKQIQLSEIEQEHYQTLF
- the LOC105332093 gene encoding scavenger receptor class F member 2-like isoform X2, whose translation is MAPTKRIILKIILCGATVAALNETSVGICNVKDNEINCCPNYHEVDNNCVVCPAGRWGDNCSLVCPINYYGVLCKEACDCHLEEKCDFKHGCISVLVLAALLIIVCFVICVPARCIKRHKARNLNEYLHVYPSHSLGKKTTGFSETIQDNYTQLKKETFTL
- the LOC105332093 gene encoding uncharacterized protein isoform X1, with protein sequence MAPTKRIILKIILCGATVAALNETSVGICNVKDNEINCCPNYHEVDNNCVVCPAGRWGDNCSLVCPINYYGVLCKEACDCHLEEKCDFKHGCISEPFDSSFALSTYHTVLVLAALLIIVCFVICVPARCIKRHKARNLNEYLHVYPSHSLGKKTTGFSETIQDNYTQLKKETFTL